One window of Elaeis guineensis isolate ETL-2024a chromosome 11, EG11, whole genome shotgun sequence genomic DNA carries:
- the LOC140852413 gene encoding receptor-like serine/threonine-protein kinase SD1-8 has product MKLGFNQHLDWHLTSWTSPSDPSPGTYSSKIYGYREIGIWNWPILVYRSGPWNGHGFGGFSDMSFLAFRVVINHEAVYYMFEILNKSILSRVVLNQFGEVQRYMLLDPIHGWKKLYWWFPVDQCDEHAECGAFGVCNTSDSSVCKCLRGFVPKSPEKWALRDFSDGCVRRTALDCGRGGDGILKVTGLFKI; this is encoded by the coding sequence ATGAAGCTTGGATTTAATCAACATCTTGACTGGCATCTCACGTCATGGACGAGCCCCTCAGACCCTTCTCCAGGGACCTACTCCTCCAAAATTTATGGATACCGTGAAATAGGGATATGGAATTGGCCTATCCTTGTGTATCGAAGTGGGCCATGGAATGGCCATGGATTCGGCGGCTTCTCAGATATGAGTTTTTTAGCTTTTAGAGTCGTCATCAATCATGAAGCGGTATACTACATGTTTGAAATCCTCAACAAGTCTATATTATCGCGGGTGGTACTGAATCAATTTGGAGAGGTTCAGCGCTATATGTTGCTTGATCcaatccatggatggaagaaacTCTACTGGTGGTTTCCAGTGGACCAGTGTGATGAGCATGCGGAGTGTGGAGCCTTTGGAGTTTGCAATACCAGTGACTCATCTGTGTGCAAGTGTTTGAGAGGGTTTGTGCCCAAGTCACCAGAAAAATGGGCTCTTAGAGACTTCTCTGATGGCTGTGTGCGGAGAACAGCATTGGATTGTGGAAGAGGAGGGGATGGGATTCTAAAGGTGACTGGACTCTTCAAAATCTAG